One genomic segment of Streptomyces liangshanensis includes these proteins:
- a CDS encoding quaternary amine ABC transporter ATP-binding protein, with protein MSRLQAEHLYKVFGRRPDDAVARLESGTDRDALRAEGTTAAVIDASFSVEPGQIFVVMGLSGSGKSTLLRMLNGLLEPTSGRVLFDGQDLTALSPRELRRVRSSRISMVFQHFALFPHRSVLENAGYGLEVQGVPRAERDKRAAGALEMTGLSGWEKSWPDELSGGMQQRVGLARALATDADLLLMDESFSALDPLIRRDMQDQLLELQKRLKKTIVFITHDLNEAMRLGDRIAVMRDGGIVQVGTAEDILVSPADDYVASFTQDVDRSRVLTAGAIMAAPATVLGTRTDGGAVLRTAADVLAAAPARVREDTPVIELFTPCSLSGTPVAVTGADGALVGVVPRARLLAVLGEPMTPTGTTPTGTAPAGAADRPVPVPGAEAVSHA; from the coding sequence GTGAGCAGGCTCCAGGCGGAACACCTGTACAAGGTGTTCGGCAGACGACCGGACGACGCCGTAGCCCGGCTCGAAAGCGGCACGGACCGTGACGCGCTTCGCGCCGAGGGCACGACCGCGGCGGTGATCGACGCCTCGTTCTCGGTCGAGCCCGGCCAGATCTTCGTGGTGATGGGACTGTCCGGATCGGGCAAGTCCACGCTGCTGCGGATGCTCAACGGGCTGCTGGAACCGACCTCGGGACGCGTGCTCTTCGACGGCCAGGACCTCACCGCCCTGAGCCCGCGGGAACTGCGCCGCGTCCGCTCCTCCAGGATCAGCATGGTGTTCCAGCACTTCGCCCTCTTCCCCCACCGCAGCGTGCTGGAGAACGCCGGTTACGGACTCGAGGTCCAGGGAGTGCCCCGCGCGGAGCGCGACAAACGCGCGGCCGGGGCACTGGAGATGACCGGCCTGAGCGGCTGGGAGAAGTCCTGGCCCGACGAGCTGTCCGGCGGCATGCAGCAGCGCGTGGGACTCGCCCGCGCGCTCGCCACGGACGCCGACCTGCTGCTGATGGACGAGTCGTTCAGCGCGCTCGACCCGCTGATCCGCCGCGACATGCAGGACCAGCTGCTGGAACTCCAGAAGCGCCTGAAGAAGACCATCGTGTTCATCACCCACGACCTCAACGAGGCCATGCGCCTCGGCGACCGGATCGCCGTGATGCGCGACGGCGGGATCGTCCAGGTCGGCACCGCCGAGGACATCCTCGTCAGCCCCGCCGACGACTACGTCGCCTCCTTCACCCAGGACGTCGACCGCTCCCGGGTGCTCACCGCCGGCGCGATCATGGCCGCTCCCGCGACGGTCCTCGGGACCCGTACCGACGGCGGCGCGGTGCTCCGTACCGCCGCGGACGTCCTCGCCGCCGCGCCCGCCCGGGTCCGGGAGGACACGCCGGTCATCGAGCTGTTCACCCCCTGCTCGCTCAGCGGGACGCCGGTCGCCGTCACCGGCGCCGACGGCGCCCTCGTCGGAGTCGTCCCGCGCGCCCGGCTGCTCGCCGTCCTCGGCGAGCCCATGACACCCACGGGAACGACACCCACGGGAACGGCACCCGCCGGAGCCGCGGACCGGCCGGTCCCGGTCCCCGGGGCCGAGGCGGTGTCCCATGCCTAG
- a CDS encoding ABC transporter permease/substrate binding protein, whose amino-acid sequence MPRLPLGAWVDSAVGFLQRHLSWLFDAIGSVVSGMYDGIDAVLSAPEPLLLAGILAVLAWWLRSLLAGVLAFAGFALIDSVELWDDSMATLSLVLVATVVTLVIAIPLGIWAARSKTVGAVVRPVLDFMQTMPAMVYLIPGVFFFGVGVVPGIIATIIFALPPGVRMTELGIRQVDAELVEAAEAFGTSPRDTLLRVQLPLALRTIMAGINQVIMLGLSMVVIAGMVGGGGLGGDVFQAIGNVNIGLGFEAGVSVVVLAMYLDRITGALSLQVSPVGRRALARAKELAGGPRIWDHRPQPAVAIAGAVVLALVAGGLGVFGGSPAKDNTASGAGNVGKGEKITMGYIPWDEGIASTFLWKELLEERGYDVDARQYEAGALYAGQAGGQIDIQTDSWLPVTHAAYWAKYKNQLEDMGSWYDQTSLELSVPSYVKGVHSLADLKGKASTFQGRIIGIEPGAGEMGLLKDKVLKAYGLEGEYEVVDGSTPAMLSELKRSYEKKEPLVVVLWSPHWAYNTYDLTKLDDPRNVWGTGDGIHTLTRGGFTDDHPRVASWLKDFDISEKQLTSLEATIQSTGKGKEQEAVRAWLKDNPRAADTWTPVAHGE is encoded by the coding sequence ATGCCTAGGCTCCCGCTCGGCGCGTGGGTCGACTCCGCCGTCGGCTTCCTCCAGCGCCACCTGTCCTGGCTGTTCGACGCGATCGGTTCCGTCGTCTCCGGCATGTACGACGGCATCGACGCGGTGCTCTCCGCGCCCGAACCCCTGCTCCTGGCCGGCATCCTCGCCGTCCTCGCGTGGTGGCTGCGCAGCCTGCTCGCCGGCGTGCTGGCCTTCGCGGGCTTCGCGCTCATCGACTCCGTCGAGCTGTGGGACGACTCCATGGCGACGCTGTCGCTGGTCCTCGTCGCCACCGTCGTCACGCTGGTCATCGCGATCCCGCTGGGCATCTGGGCCGCGCGGTCGAAGACCGTCGGCGCCGTCGTCCGGCCCGTGCTCGACTTCATGCAGACGATGCCCGCGATGGTCTACCTGATCCCCGGGGTGTTCTTCTTCGGGGTCGGGGTCGTGCCCGGCATCATCGCGACGATCATCTTCGCGCTGCCGCCCGGCGTCCGGATGACCGAACTGGGCATCCGTCAGGTCGACGCCGAACTGGTCGAGGCCGCCGAGGCGTTCGGCACCAGCCCCCGCGACACCCTGCTCCGCGTCCAGCTCCCGCTGGCCCTCCGGACGATCATGGCGGGCATCAACCAGGTCATCATGCTGGGCCTGTCCATGGTGGTCATCGCCGGCATGGTCGGCGGCGGCGGACTCGGCGGGGACGTCTTCCAGGCCATCGGCAACGTCAACATCGGCCTCGGCTTCGAGGCGGGCGTCTCCGTCGTCGTCCTCGCGATGTACCTCGACCGCATCACCGGCGCGCTCAGCCTCCAGGTCTCCCCGGTCGGCCGCCGCGCGCTGGCCAGGGCCAAGGAACTGGCCGGCGGACCGAGGATCTGGGACCACCGGCCGCAACCCGCCGTCGCGATCGCCGGAGCGGTCGTCCTGGCGCTCGTCGCCGGCGGACTCGGCGTCTTCGGCGGCTCCCCCGCGAAGGACAACACCGCGTCCGGCGCCGGGAACGTCGGCAAGGGCGAGAAGATCACCATGGGCTACATCCCCTGGGACGAGGGCATCGCCTCCACGTTCCTCTGGAAGGAACTGCTGGAGGAGCGCGGTTACGACGTCGACGCCCGGCAGTACGAGGCGGGCGCGCTTTACGCCGGCCAGGCGGGCGGCCAGATCGACATCCAGACCGACTCCTGGCTGCCCGTCACCCACGCCGCGTACTGGGCCAAGTACAAGAACCAGCTGGAGGACATGGGTTCCTGGTACGACCAGACGTCGCTGGAGCTCTCCGTGCCCTCGTACGTGAAGGGCGTCCACTCGCTCGCCGACCTCAAGGGCAAGGCGTCCACCTTCCAGGGCCGCATCATCGGCATCGAGCCCGGCGCGGGCGAGATGGGCCTCCTCAAGGACAAGGTCCTCAAGGCCTACGGCCTGGAGGGGGAGTACGAGGTCGTCGACGGATCGACCCCCGCCATGCTCTCCGAGTTGAAGCGGTCGTACGAGAAGAAGGAACCGCTCGTCGTCGTGCTGTGGTCGCCGCACTGGGCGTACAACACCTACGACCTCACCAAGCTCGACGACCCCAGGAACGTCTGGGGCACGGGCGACGGCATCCACACCCTGACCCGCGGGGGATTCACCGACGACCACCCCCGGGTCGCGTCCTGGCTCAAGGACTTCGACATCAGCGAGAAGCAACTCACCAGCCTGGAGGCCACGATCCAGTCCACCGGCAAGGGCAAGGAGCAGGAGGCGGTACGGGCCTGGCTCAAGGACAACCCGCGCGCGGCCGACACGTGGACACCCGTGGCGCACGGCGAGTAG